The genomic window TCCGAGCTCCAGTCCGCGCTCAACTCCGTTGATGTGAAGTAGGCCTACATCATGGAATATCACTTTACTTGGCTGGCGGTTGGTAAAATCGTATGCTCTAGAAAAGTTCAGATACGTTTACACACATTCAAAAGTATCCATATTTGCTGTAGGCTATGCTCTAGAAAAGTTGAAGTATGTTCATCCATCGTCAAKCCGACTGTCTGCTTTAATTAGGCTAGTTTACCTTGGAAGAGTTGACTCCCTCGATGACGTATTCGTTTCTCTCCAGTCCTACTGGGGCTTCAGTCGGAGTGATCCCTTGTTCCCTCCCGGAGGCTGCTCTTCTGATGCACGAGCTCCTCGGGACTCACTTGCTGTCTCTTTCGCGCTRtcgttctctctctcgctctctcacacacaggggAGGGTGTCTTAACAGCTGGAGCTGAGCTCAAGCTACTCTGGTTCCCTGACTATGTTGATCCGAAACATGTGGTGTTTTATTTTAGTGTCGACTAGACCTACTGCTCCAGTGACATGATCAAGTTGAATCAAAGCTCTTAAATATTAACTGGAGCCAACTGTttttcatataaaacatttgagaatAAATCTAGTCTATTTTTGcctagtcattaaaaaaaaatgtgtgacgtTTATCTTACTTGGACACCCATTTCCGTTCGATTGTGGMCAAAACGCCTCACCTCACTCTTCATAAAGAATTTCCACTCCTAAAACAACTTCGcaaaccaatatatatatatttcagaatTAGGTCTAACTCGTTTCAAAACGCACAAAGAAATATATAATGTTGGTGTACAATGTTTTCGAAGATGTATGTCTGCACAGTAGCATGCGTTTAGGCTGCGTtcacacaagcagcccaattctgatctttttacACTAACTGTCTGTTTGAACAAATCAAATTGCAGCCAGCATACAACAGCCACAATGCAGCAGATCGGTCAATTTTCCATTCTAGAAACAATGTAAAACTTTCATCTAATCAGTATCAAGTTACACTTTGTTTGGAAACAACATGTTTTTCACGTCTGTGGTATTTACAGTACTGCCGCGCCCTCCGGTGGCCATTAGGTGAAACGACAGCAGCGTAATGTACTGTGGAGTAGAGCCAGTGAKCGAGGTGACGCTGTGTCATTAATGTTTAACCCCAAGGTACCGGAGTCACCGGACGTATGAAAAGTCATGTGAGAAACTGCACTTTACACTATACTGAACTGAAGAAAGACAYCATTCACATCCGACAACGGGGGGAGATGGACATGAAACATCTAACTTGTTAATTTAATTTAAGACGGTTTGTTGTATAAGGAGATATAGTAAGAACAAACTACACAGTAAGTCATAATGATATTGTGATGAGSattattgtattgtaatattaTTTTTCCCAGAAGACCATTACTTATTCACCCTGTGTGTTTCAATGAAGGACTATGCCAAGAGAAAgtatatcaaatacttgtttgattggttaattgatttattgattgattgctttATTATTTGTTGAATATAAAAACATGTTACTCGACATGGGTCCACATATGATGAGGTATTTGTGGCATTCTGAGAAACATTGtccttattgtgtgtgtgtgtgtgtgtgtagtggtgggaATGGGAAGAATTCTGGGGTCTCTGCTGCCAGCGGCTCTACTGATTGGCTCAGCCCTCTGTATGGGCGCGGTCAGTCTAACCCTAAGCCACACCTCTAGGGTCAGAGTTCACAAAGGGAGGAACCTCACACTGACCTGCATGAACGCAACACATGCAGGtgagataaaacacacacacacacacacaaaagactaCCTTTATGGAATGTCACGTACCCCTGttatactggtgtgtgtgtgtgtgtgtaggagtggtCCAGTACTGGCACACCCCTTTCGGTCGGGTCCAGAACAGCAGTCTTCATGCCAGCCAGAAGGATGTGGTTGCTATGCAACGAGATGGTAGCCTGCGGATCCACATTGCTTCTCCTCACCACAGCGGGCTGTACTACTGCCTCCTACTGGCCGGAGGACAAACTACACTCACACCCTACCTGCTGTAAGTACTGTTGTAAGGCAGCCATGTTGTGTtaatacagtagtgcactatataatagGGTAATTTGGGACTCATAAATTAATTCACTCTTTACCTCCCTCAGGACTGCCAGCAGTCCACAGGACCATGCGGTCGAACACAGGCGGGTGGTCAGGAGTATGCTGGGTGgtcatggagaggagagggatgttgCCGTAGTTTCTGACGGTGTGTTTGCGGCGGCGGTGGCGGCATCAGTAGTGGTGACGTTCCTGGTGGGGTTCAGCTCTGGAGCTTTGAGCAGGACACTACTGGACAGGTGCATTGCTTTATCTACCTATATTAAACATTTAATC from Salvelinus sp. IW2-2015 unplaced genomic scaffold, ASM291031v2 Un_scaffold1999, whole genome shotgun sequence includes these protein-coding regions:
- the LOC139024905 gene encoding transcription termination factor Rho-like, which translates into the protein MVGMGRILGSLLPAALLIGSALCMGAVSLTLSHTSRVRVHKGRNLTLTCMNATHAGVVQYWHTPFGRVQNSSLHASQKDVVAMQRDGSLRIHIASPHHSGLYYCLLLAGGQTTLTPYLLTASSPQDHAVEHRRVVRSMLGGHGEERDVAVVSDGVFAAAVAASVVVTFLVGFSSGALSRTLLDRCVNWVRSLGQERRNHGETVSVAFRKDVEQENEDYSASTTSVTMENVSPSPPAKPQRSFRGKHHEETAYMEGCHQGRGEEGRERGGEEGREVGDSTDGKEKSRRVGEEERSDSEEGREGKEGRNESDREEGRRESEEGREERRGGMKVTGGRKKRDEKERGKGGEE